CCTCTCTATTTCCAAAACGTCCAATAGAAAACAAAAACTTACCATCAAGGCTGGTTACATGCACTTGACTAGAAACTGCATCTACAATATACAAACGTTTATTATCAGGGCTTACGGCAAGTCCAACAGGTCTTTTAATTCTAATATTTTCTATTATATAGTCAAAATCCCCATCTTTTTCAAAAACATATATTTTCGCACGAATCGAATCTGACACATATATCTTTCCCTCTTTATCTGAAATCACATCTACCGGATAAGCGAAAGCTTGATTGCTAGAACCTTCTAATGTGAGAACTTCATTTTCTTCTGTGTCAAAAATATAAACTTGTTTTTTATCAACATCTGATATGTAAAGTCTATTTCCAGATACATGTATTCCAAAAGGAAAAGATATTGTTATGTCTTCCTCTCCCAAAACAAAATCACTAAGTTTTGCAAAAAAACCTTTTTTTATGCCTATGTCTGTTGCTGTTTTAAATGAAGAAAGATACTCTAAACGAGCTTTATCAGGCTCTTGTGGCCAATAAAGTCTTTCCGTATCTTTTGCATTTAGATTCACACTTGCTATTAACAATAATAGTATATATAAAGT
The sequence above is drawn from the Candidatus Sulfurimonas baltica genome and encodes:
- a CDS encoding 6-bladed beta-propeller; protein product: MKTTLYILLLLIASVNLNAKDTERLYWPQEPDKARLEYLSSFKTATDIGIKKGFFAKLSDFVLGEEDITISFPFGIHVSGNRLYISDVDKKQVYIFDTEENEVLTLEGSSNQAFAYPVDVISDKEGKIYVSDSIRAKIYVFEKDGDFDYIIENIRIKRPVGLAVSPDNKRLYIVDAVSSQVHVTSLDGKFLFSIGRFGNREAEFNRPTYIDVDKDGKIYITDSMNHRVQILDKDGKYINSFGHIGRQIGSFTSPRGISVDSSGNIYVSDTLYNAIQVFNQKGELLMVFGSYGSRSGEFNMPIGISISKNDKIYISDTKNKRVQMFKRLNVSK